The following are encoded in a window of Methylocystis rosea genomic DNA:
- a CDS encoding CoA-acylating methylmalonate-semialdehyde dehydrogenase: MEELSHFIGGRRVKGKSGRFSEAYEPMTGAAISRVPLASRDEVREAIANSAAAQREWAAVNPQRRARVLMKFVDLVGREKERLAAILAREHGKTLADAQGEIQRGVEVAEFCIGVPHLMKGEFTDSAAAGLDVYSMRQPLGVVAGITPFNFPLMIPMWKFAPAIACGNAFILKPSERDPGAPLFLAELMLEAGLPPGVLNVVNGDKEAVDALLEDPDVKAIGFVGSTPVAEYVYAQGAAHGKRMQCFGGAKNHMVIMPDADMDQAVDALIGAAYGSGGERCMAISVAVPVGEETANALVARLEPRVENLRVGPSTDPSADFGPLVTRAHLERVKDYVALGVQEGARLRVDGRGFKMQGYENGFYMGGCLFDEVRPEMRIYKEEIFGPVLCVVRARSFDEALSLANDHEYGNGVAIYTRDGDAAREFASRVEVGMVGVNVPIPTPLAYYTFGGWKRSMFGDLNQHGPDAIRFYTKTKTVASRWPGGVRTGASFVMPTLS, from the coding sequence ATGGAAGAACTTTCGCATTTTATCGGCGGACGCCGGGTTAAGGGAAAGTCCGGCCGTTTCAGTGAGGCCTATGAGCCGATGACGGGCGCGGCGATCTCGCGTGTGCCGCTCGCCAGCCGCGACGAGGTGCGTGAGGCGATCGCCAACTCAGCCGCGGCGCAGCGAGAATGGGCGGCGGTCAATCCGCAGCGCAGAGCCCGCGTGCTGATGAAATTCGTCGATCTCGTCGGACGCGAGAAGGAGAGGCTTGCGGCGATTCTCGCGCGCGAGCACGGCAAGACGCTCGCCGATGCGCAGGGCGAGATCCAGCGCGGCGTCGAGGTCGCCGAATTTTGCATCGGCGTTCCGCATCTGATGAAGGGCGAATTTACCGATTCCGCGGCGGCCGGCCTCGACGTCTATTCGATGCGCCAGCCGCTCGGCGTCGTCGCCGGCATTACGCCTTTCAATTTCCCGCTGATGATTCCGATGTGGAAATTCGCCCCGGCGATCGCCTGCGGCAATGCCTTCATTCTGAAGCCCTCCGAACGCGATCCTGGCGCGCCCTTGTTTCTGGCGGAACTGATGCTCGAAGCCGGTCTGCCGCCGGGCGTGCTCAATGTCGTCAACGGCGACAAGGAAGCGGTCGACGCGCTCCTTGAAGACCCTGACGTCAAGGCCATCGGCTTCGTCGGTTCGACGCCGGTCGCCGAATATGTCTATGCGCAGGGCGCCGCCCACGGAAAACGCATGCAGTGTTTCGGCGGCGCGAAAAACCACATGGTGATCATGCCCGACGCCGACATGGATCAGGCCGTCGACGCCTTGATCGGCGCCGCCTATGGATCCGGCGGCGAGCGGTGCATGGCGATTTCTGTCGCCGTGCCGGTCGGGGAAGAAACCGCCAACGCGCTGGTCGCCCGGCTCGAACCTCGGGTCGAAAATCTGCGCGTCGGGCCCTCGACCGATCCTTCAGCGGATTTCGGCCCGCTGGTCACGCGCGCGCATCTGGAGCGGGTCAAGGATTACGTCGCGCTCGGCGTCCAAGAGGGCGCGAGATTACGCGTCGACGGACGCGGCTTCAAAATGCAAGGCTATGAGAACGGCTTCTACATGGGCGGATGTCTGTTCGACGAGGTGCGCCCGGAGATGCGGATCTACAAGGAGGAAATCTTCGGCCCGGTGCTCTGCGTGGTGCGCGCGCGCAGCTTCGATGAGGCGCTGTCGCTGGCCAATGATCACGAATATGGCAATGGCGTCGCGATCTATACACGCGACGGCGACGCCGCGCGTGAATTCGCCTCCCGCGTCGAAGTCGGCATGGTCGGCGTCAATGTGCCGATCCCGACGCCGCTCGCCTATTACACCTTCGGCGGTTGGAAGCGCTCGATGTTCGGCGATCTCAATCAGCACGGGCCGGACGCCATCCGCTTCTATACAAAGACGAAGACGGTCGCATCCCGCTGGCCGGGCGGCGTCAGGACCGGCGCGAGTTTCGTCATGCCGACCTTGTCATAG
- the phhA gene encoding phenylalanine 4-monooxygenase produces MGLQLASESKNRYAQAPRQADWTIDQNWASYSDEEHDRWNRLFARQAKLLPGRACDEFLEAKQKLELSRSGIPEFADLTRRLGAMTGWSVVPVAGLIPDDAFFDHLANRRFPAGAFIRPESELEYLQEPDVFHDVFGHVPLLANPTYARFLEAYGKGGRRALARGQLHNLARLYWYTIEFGLIETPKGLRIFGAGIMSSPSETIFSLEDSSPNRVAFNLERVMRTNYIISDFQQTYFVIESFEKLLADGYQDFDPIYDRLRDASDFAAHELAPADRIISRGDFHYFRAKRSA; encoded by the coding sequence ATGGGACTGCAACTCGCCAGCGAAAGCAAGAATCGATACGCGCAGGCGCCGCGACAGGCGGACTGGACGATAGATCAAAATTGGGCCTCGTACAGCGACGAGGAGCACGATCGCTGGAACAGGCTGTTCGCCCGCCAGGCGAAGCTCTTGCCCGGACGGGCCTGCGACGAATTCTTGGAGGCGAAGCAAAAGCTCGAACTGTCGCGCTCCGGCATTCCGGAGTTCGCGGATCTGACCCGCCGACTGGGGGCGATGACCGGCTGGAGCGTCGTCCCGGTGGCCGGGCTGATTCCTGACGACGCCTTCTTCGATCATCTCGCCAATCGGCGTTTTCCCGCCGGGGCATTCATTCGCCCGGAGTCGGAGCTCGAATATCTGCAGGAGCCCGACGTCTTCCATGACGTCTTCGGGCATGTGCCGCTCCTTGCCAATCCGACGTATGCGCGCTTTCTCGAAGCCTATGGCAAGGGCGGCCGACGGGCGCTCGCGCGCGGGCAGCTCCACAATCTCGCGCGACTCTACTGGTACACGATCGAGTTCGGCCTTATCGAGACGCCGAAAGGACTGCGCATTTTCGGGGCCGGAATCATGTCCTCGCCTTCCGAGACGATCTTTTCGCTCGAAGACTCGTCGCCAAACCGCGTCGCCTTCAACCTCGAACGCGTCATGCGAACGAATTACATCATCAGCGATTTCCAGCAGACATATTTTGTCATCGAAAGCTTCGAGAAGCTTCTCGCCGACGGTTATCAGGATTTTGATCCGATCTATGATCGCCTGCGCGACGCTTCTGACTTTGCGGCGCATGAGCTCGCGCCAGCAGACCGCATCATTTCGCGCGGCGATTTCCATTACTTCC